The Deltaproteobacteria bacterium genome has a segment encoding these proteins:
- a CDS encoding peptidoglycan-associated lipoprotein, with translation MRSFPKAAGVLACLLIGCPSGPQPTPQPQPIAQPAPPPAPAPPPRETPPPEVRQTVAAASIYFDYDSSTLSDDSRSKLQSFFAAVQNRSDLRVRIEGNCDERGTAEYNLALGQRRADAAKRYLADLGFPGSRMTTISNGKEKPRARGEDEAAWHENRRDDLLPEGQ, from the coding sequence ATGCGTTCGTTTCCGAAGGCCGCCGGTGTCCTTGCCTGCCTGCTGATCGGCTGCCCCAGTGGTCCGCAGCCCACGCCGCAACCCCAGCCCATAGCGCAGCCCGCTCCGCCTCCGGCTCCCGCGCCTCCGCCGCGCGAAACGCCGCCTCCCGAGGTGCGCCAGACGGTCGCGGCCGCCAGCATCTACTTCGACTACGACAGCTCGACGCTCTCCGACGACTCGCGATCGAAGCTGCAGTCGTTCTTCGCCGCCGTCCAGAACCGTTCCGACCTCCGCGTCCGGATCGAAGGAAACTGTGACGAGCGCGGCACCGCCGAGTACAACCTGGCGCTCGGGCAGCGCCGGGCCGACGCGGCGAAGCGATACCTGGCGGACCTCGGGTTTCCGGGATCGCGCATGACGACCATCAGCAACGGGAAGGAGAAGCCGCGCGCGAGGGGCGAGGACGAGGCCGCCTGGCACGAAAACCGGCGCGACGACTTGCTGCCGGAAGGCCAATGA
- a CDS encoding DoxX family protein, translating to MTEVSSVSPPVHADQRRSWLWAGRIASALPVLGMLFSGVVKLTGNLNVIEVFTGKFGYPQQTLVPIGIVEIACVVVYAIPRTAVLGAILTTAYLGGAVATHIRAQDPFIPPILFGILVWIGLYLRDDRIRRLLPLRRNALQG from the coding sequence ATGACTGAAGTTTCGAGCGTATCGCCCCCCGTCCATGCGGACCAACGCCGTTCCTGGCTTTGGGCCGGGCGGATTGCGTCGGCGCTGCCGGTCCTCGGAATGCTGTTCAGCGGCGTCGTCAAGCTGACCGGAAACCTGAACGTGATCGAGGTGTTCACGGGCAAATTTGGATACCCGCAGCAGACCCTGGTTCCCATCGGCATCGTGGAGATCGCCTGCGTGGTCGTGTATGCCATCCCCCGAACCGCAGTCCTCGGCGCGATCCTCACGACGGCGTATCTCGGCGGCGCGGTGGCGACGCATATCCGCGCCCAGGACCCGTTCATTCCCCCCATCCTGTTCGGGATCCTCGTCTGGATCGGACTGTACTTGCGGGACGATCGGATCCGGAGGCTGCTGCCTTTGCGGCGCAACGCCTTGCAGGGGTAG
- a CDS encoding response regulator — MAVDLLPARTILVVDDELPVRLALTRVLGEAGYSVLGTDSGREALELFEKHPIDLVISDHHMPEMSGIDLLKLVRVRHPHVVRIIVTGDKDPELTLRSINEGEVYRFIRKPWDNTDLRTMMHFAFETVRLEREKRKLLAQVRDERLAVLSRGSPDDPAGLEREVMLLAEEELRGR, encoded by the coding sequence ATGGCGGTGGACCTGCTGCCGGCGCGCACCATCCTCGTCGTCGACGACGAGCTTCCCGTGCGCCTGGCGCTCACGCGCGTGCTGGGCGAGGCCGGTTACAGCGTCCTCGGCACGGACAGCGGCCGCGAGGCGCTGGAGCTGTTCGAGAAACATCCGATCGATCTGGTGATCAGCGACCACCACATGCCGGAGATGTCCGGGATCGATCTGCTGAAGCTGGTGCGCGTCCGCCATCCGCACGTGGTCCGGATCATCGTGACCGGCGACAAGGATCCCGAGCTCACCCTCCGTTCCATCAACGAGGGCGAGGTCTATCGCTTCATCCGCAAGCCCTGGGACAACACGGACCTGCGCACGATGATGCACTTCGCCTTCGAGACGGTCCGCCTGGAGCGGGAGAAGAGGAAGCTGCTCGCGCAAGTCCGCGACGAGCGTCTCGCCGTCCTCTCCAGAGGATCGCCGGACGATCCCGCCGGGCTGGAGCGGGAAGTGATGCTCCTCGCCGAGGAGGAGCTGCGCGGCCGCTGA
- a CDS encoding potassium-transporting ATPase subunit F, protein MLDGAAGDIHGRLPARPGNCRVLRPLLGLRAPLREALMSLEYGIGLALSVLLLVYLSWALVKPEHF, encoded by the coding sequence ATGCTTGACGGTGCGGCCGGAGACATTCATGGCCGACTTCCTGCTCGTCCTGGCAACTGCCGCGTTCTTCGCCCTCTCCTGGGGCTACGTGCGCCTCTGCGAGAAGCTCTGATGAGCCTCGAATACGGAATCGGACTCGCTCTCTCCGTGCTTCTGCTCGTCTACCTCTCGTGGGCGCTGGTCAAACCGGAGCACTTCTGA
- a CDS encoding class I SAM-dependent methyltransferase, whose translation MNNLERAVEFYARTSGRYARRRPHGIREPVLAWQRKGIVELAAPRTTDSVLDVGCGAGQIAALLRPMVASICGVDASKEMVALARRWLDEEAHASLETLHLGRRFDLIVCCGVFDFVEDPAAGLDAIRRHLAPGGRAVVSAAAVSLVGIGYALVRRLQGVRVRLFTSRRLRALAAGCGLRCTAVRRLPGGSVAVLLQP comes from the coding sequence ATGAACAACCTTGAGCGGGCCGTCGAATTCTATGCGCGCACGTCAGGGAGGTACGCGCGCCGCCGGCCCCATGGCATTCGCGAGCCGGTCCTGGCGTGGCAGCGCAAGGGGATCGTCGAGCTTGCGGCGCCTCGCACCACCGACTCCGTGCTCGACGTCGGCTGCGGAGCGGGCCAGATCGCCGCACTGTTGCGGCCGATGGTCGCCTCGATCTGCGGCGTGGACGCCTCGAAGGAGATGGTCGCGCTCGCGCGGCGGTGGCTCGACGAGGAGGCGCACGCCTCGCTGGAGACTCTCCACCTGGGGCGGAGATTCGATCTGATCGTCTGCTGCGGGGTATTCGATTTCGTCGAAGACCCCGCCGCCGGTCTCGACGCCATCCGCCGCCACCTCGCGCCGGGCGGCCGCGCCGTGGTCTCCGCCGCCGCGGTTTCGCTGGTGGGAATCGGATACGCGCTCGTCCGCCGCTTGCAAGGAGTGCGCGTGCGCCTCTTCACCTCGCGCCGCCTGCGCGCTCTCGCCGCGGGCTGTGGCCTGCGCTGCACCGCTGTTCGCAGGCTGCCGGGAGGAAGCGTCGCAGTCCTGCTGCAGCCTTGA
- a CDS encoding RidA family protein, whose amino-acid sequence MLVSSPAAKQPVATKDAPPAAGPYSQAIKAGGFVFAAGQVARDPATNKVIEGDIKAQTERVLKNLAAVLTAAGTSLDRSVKTTVFLRNIGDFQAMNEVYAKFFTGAPPARSTVQAVLPNEAALVEIDVVALE is encoded by the coding sequence CTGCTCGTCTCGTCACCCGCAGCGAAACAACCCGTCGCCACGAAGGATGCTCCACCTGCCGCGGGTCCGTACTCGCAGGCGATCAAGGCGGGCGGCTTCGTCTTCGCCGCCGGCCAGGTCGCGCGCGACCCCGCGACGAACAAGGTCATCGAAGGCGACATCAAGGCGCAGACGGAGCGGGTGCTGAAGAACCTCGCAGCGGTGCTCACCGCCGCGGGCACCAGCCTGGATCGCTCGGTGAAGACGACCGTGTTTCTCCGCAACATCGGCGACTTCCAGGCGATGAACGAGGTGTACGCGAAGTTCTTCACCGGCGCTCCGCCGGCGCGATCGACCGTGCAGGCAGTGCTCCCCAATGAGGCCGCTTTGGTGGAGATCGACGTCGTCGCCTTGGAGTAG
- the kdpC gene encoding potassium-transporting ATPase subunit KdpC, whose translation MLRNELFAAVRTTLVTLIALGVAYPLITTAVAGAIFPRQSAGSLITDDPGNAVGSELIAQPFGKPGYLQPRPSAAGEKGYDAAGSSGSNLGPTSKVLRERAAKELQRLLEENPNAEETVPAELVSASASGLDPHLSPAAALWQAPRIARARNVDEARVRAVIEANIEGRDLLVLGEPRVNVLLVNRALDRHFGRPPLATR comes from the coding sequence ATGCTACGCAATGAGCTCTTTGCCGCCGTTCGCACCACGCTGGTCACGCTCATCGCCCTCGGCGTCGCATATCCCCTGATCACGACGGCCGTCGCCGGCGCGATCTTTCCCCGCCAGTCCGCCGGTAGCCTGATCACCGATGATCCGGGAAACGCCGTCGGCTCCGAGCTGATCGCGCAGCCTTTCGGCAAGCCGGGATATCTGCAGCCGCGGCCATCGGCGGCCGGTGAAAAGGGCTACGACGCGGCAGGCTCCTCAGGCTCCAACCTGGGGCCGACCTCGAAGGTGCTCCGCGAGCGCGCTGCGAAGGAGCTGCAGCGCCTCCTCGAGGAAAATCCCAATGCCGAAGAAACGGTGCCGGCGGAGCTGGTCAGCGCCTCCGCCAGCGGACTCGACCCTCATCTCTCACCGGCGGCGGCGCTCTGGCAGGCTCCGCGCATCGCCCGCGCGCGCAACGTGGACGAGGCGCGCGTCCGCGCCGTCATCGAAGCCAACATCGAAGGGCGCGACCTGCTCGTCCTGGGCGAGCCCCGCGTCAACGTCCTGCTGGTCAACCGCGCGCTCGACCGGCATTTCGGACGGCCACCGCTGGCGACCAGATAG
- a CDS encoding DoxX family protein, with product MDSAGGTADDTIRRTLKLVFGLVPIVAGLDKFTDLLVQWDKYLAPPIAHLLPMTPRFFMHLVGIIEIVAGVGVLLTPWTRLFAWIVALWLLGIALNLVIGGYYDIAVRDIVMAISAFCLARLSASGVTRQTFVAPGTAAP from the coding sequence ATGGATTCAGCAGGCGGGACGGCAGACGACACCATCCGGCGGACGCTGAAGCTGGTGTTTGGGCTCGTCCCGATCGTCGCGGGTCTCGACAAATTCACGGATCTGCTCGTTCAGTGGGACAAATACCTCGCTCCTCCGATTGCGCATCTGCTCCCGATGACGCCCCGGTTCTTCATGCACCTCGTGGGAATCATCGAGATCGTGGCCGGCGTCGGCGTGTTGCTGACCCCCTGGACGCGGTTGTTCGCCTGGATTGTGGCTCTGTGGTTGCTGGGGATCGCCCTCAACCTCGTCATCGGCGGGTACTACGACATCGCCGTCCGGGACATCGTGATGGCGATTTCGGCGTTCTGCCTGGCTCGGCTGTCGGCATCCGGTGTCACGCGACAAACTTTCGTCGCGCCCGGTACGGCAGCCCCCTGA
- a CDS encoding porin, whose protein sequence is MSTLLVGIMLLAQAGAGTPETPPIQLHGFIDAFYALNTNRPFDGASFLQGTGTTARRANEMSLNAAALDVVVDPAPVGLHLTLAFGTGTEVLHAGEMSGSGIGPAVWRSVYQASLSYVVPIGSGLLLEAGIYPSHIGFETFFSKDNWNYTRGWMGEFSPYYQAGVKAAYTIDAHWSAQLHFLNGWQTIGDNNRAKAVGTQVAWTGERGSVSFNTFAGPELPGDDSHWRLFGDLTAQFKATNRLTLGATADLGWQDRPQGAALWHAAALFARITLSELAAIAARAEYYDDRDGFFSGAPQVLREGTLTLELHPAKQLIVKLEARHDIAGAALFTSQRDASGKAILSTTQTLALASAVAAF, encoded by the coding sequence ATGTCCACGCTGCTGGTCGGGATCATGCTGCTCGCCCAGGCGGGTGCCGGTACGCCGGAAACGCCGCCCATCCAGCTGCACGGCTTCATCGATGCGTTCTATGCGCTGAATACGAATCGGCCCTTCGACGGCGCCAGCTTCCTTCAAGGGACGGGAACGACCGCGCGTCGCGCCAATGAGATGAGCCTGAATGCTGCCGCGCTCGACGTCGTGGTCGACCCTGCGCCCGTGGGCCTCCACCTTACGCTCGCATTCGGCACCGGAACCGAAGTGCTGCACGCGGGTGAAATGTCGGGTTCCGGGATCGGGCCGGCCGTCTGGCGTTCCGTGTACCAGGCCAGCCTCAGCTACGTCGTTCCGATCGGATCCGGACTCCTGCTGGAGGCGGGCATCTATCCGTCGCACATCGGCTTCGAGACTTTCTTCTCCAAGGACAACTGGAACTATACCCGCGGTTGGATGGGAGAGTTCTCACCGTACTACCAGGCGGGAGTGAAAGCGGCATACACCATCGACGCGCATTGGTCCGCACAGCTCCATTTCCTCAACGGTTGGCAAACGATCGGCGACAACAACCGCGCAAAGGCGGTCGGGACGCAGGTCGCCTGGACGGGCGAACGCGGCTCCGTCAGCTTCAACACCTTTGCCGGACCGGAATTGCCCGGGGACGACTCGCATTGGCGGCTGTTCGGTGATCTCACGGCGCAGTTCAAGGCCACGAACAGGTTGACGCTGGGGGCGACCGCCGATCTGGGATGGCAGGATCGGCCGCAGGGCGCCGCGCTCTGGCATGCGGCAGCATTGTTTGCCCGGATCACTTTGTCCGAGCTCGCCGCGATCGCGGCCCGCGCCGAGTACTACGACGATCGGGATGGCTTCTTCTCGGGCGCGCCGCAAGTGCTGCGCGAGGGCACCCTGACGCTCGAGCTGCATCCGGCGAAGCAGCTCATCGTGAAGCTGGAAGCCCGTCACGACATCGCCGGCGCCGCACTGTTCACGTCGCAGCGCGACGCATCGGGAAAGGCGATCCTCTCGACGACCCAGACGCTCGCGCTCGCCAGCGCCGTGGCCGCGTTCTAG